The Flavobacterium faecale genome has a segment encoding these proteins:
- a CDS encoding NAD(P)H-dependent flavin oxidoreductase has product MNRVTALFKIQYPIIQAGMVWVSGYKLASAVSNAGGLGIIGAGSMYPNVLREHIQKCKKATTKPFAVNVPLLYPDLEELFKIIIEEQVPIVFTSAGNPKTWTAMLKKNGITVVHVVSSLAFALKAQLAGVDAVVAEGFEAGGHNGRDETTTFTLIPLVSKELTIPLIAAGGIATGRGMLAAFALGAEAVQIGSAFVTATESSAHQNFKELVVASTEGQTELTLKELTPVRLLKNKFYESLQNVYKNNPTAQELKDVLGRGRAKKGMFEGDLDEGELEIGQVAALIDEVKPAAAIIASLLKEYEQARIELQNNSFL; this is encoded by the coding sequence ATGAATAGAGTAACAGCCCTTTTCAAGATTCAGTATCCCATAATTCAAGCTGGTATGGTTTGGGTTAGTGGCTACAAATTGGCAAGTGCTGTGAGTAACGCAGGTGGTTTAGGAATAATCGGTGCCGGTTCTATGTATCCAAATGTCTTGCGAGAGCACATTCAAAAATGTAAAAAAGCAACAACTAAGCCCTTTGCTGTCAATGTACCTTTGTTATATCCTGATCTTGAAGAACTTTTTAAAATCATTATAGAAGAGCAGGTTCCAATAGTTTTTACCTCTGCAGGTAATCCGAAAACGTGGACTGCAATGCTCAAAAAAAACGGAATAACGGTGGTTCATGTGGTGAGCAGTTTAGCATTTGCTTTGAAAGCGCAATTGGCAGGTGTCGATGCTGTTGTTGCCGAAGGCTTTGAAGCCGGAGGACATAACGGGCGAGATGAAACTACAACATTTACCCTAATTCCGTTAGTTAGCAAAGAACTTACTATTCCGTTGATCGCGGCAGGCGGAATTGCAACTGGTCGCGGTATGTTAGCGGCTTTTGCTTTGGGAGCAGAGGCGGTCCAAATTGGTAGCGCTTTTGTTACTGCAACCGAATCGTCAGCGCATCAAAATTTTAAAGAGCTAGTGGTTGCCAGTACAGAAGGACAAACTGAACTCACACTCAAGGAACTTACACCCGTACGATTGTTGAAAAATAAATTTTACGAATCGCTACAAAACGTCTACAAAAACAATCCAACTGCTCAAGAATTGAAAGATGTATTGGGCAGAGGTAGAGCCAAAAAAGGAATGTTTGAAGGGGATTTGGACGAAGGAGAACTAGAGATAGGTCAGGTTGCCGCTTTAATTGACGAAGTAAAGCCAGCCGCAGCAATTATAGCATCACTACTTAAAGAATACGAACAAGCAAGAATAGAACTTCAAAATAATAGTTTCCTATAA
- a CDS encoding S8 family serine peptidase — protein MNRLFSILLLLTSLSALCQEDAWVYFNAKSNEQGYYNAPLTMLSQRAIERRQNQNISLDFKDIPVTPAYITQVKSSPGITVMAKSKWMNALHIQGNFAAVKALTSLSFVSKVIFANKALNTSTATTKTAKTVKQKSIEVSTQSNINFAYGNSDNQIKMLNGDYLHQQNYTGNGKIIAIIDAGFPGVNTAQPFKRLRDNNKIIGGYNFVGRSTNFYAGDHHGTYVLSSMGGYKENALVGTAPDASYCLFITEDNSQESPVEQSYWVEAAEMADSLGVDIINSSLGYLNGHTNPNYDLTYADMTGDATFISKGANVASSRGMVVVVSAGNEGNESEPHIGAPADAFGVLSVGAVTASRARATFSSIGPSFDGRIKPDVMAQGQADVLADEFGNIISASGTSFSGPIMAGMVACIWQAFPNKTSQQIKDLILQSSDKFASPNSEYGYGIPNFNLALGIQLPDPFADAETEKEVAVYPNPTASSVRISFPESMKAGSIIFYSSVGAKVLEKDNLVSDQSVSLESLAAGTYLYKIEFDTYSKTGKIVKL, from the coding sequence TTGAATAGATTATTCTCCATACTACTGCTTCTCACTTCGTTGAGCGCTCTTTGTCAAGAAGATGCGTGGGTATACTTTAATGCCAAATCAAATGAGCAAGGGTATTACAACGCTCCTCTTACGATGCTTTCCCAAAGGGCTATTGAGAGACGTCAAAACCAAAATATTTCCTTAGATTTCAAAGATATTCCAGTCACTCCTGCTTATATCACACAAGTAAAATCAAGTCCTGGTATTACGGTAATGGCCAAGTCAAAATGGATGAATGCCTTGCACATACAAGGAAATTTTGCAGCGGTCAAGGCATTAACTAGTTTGTCTTTTGTTTCGAAAGTGATTTTTGCTAATAAAGCATTGAATACGTCAACTGCTACAACAAAAACAGCAAAAACCGTTAAGCAAAAATCAATAGAGGTTAGTACACAGTCCAATATTAACTTCGCTTATGGTAATTCTGATAATCAAATAAAAATGCTCAATGGTGACTACTTGCACCAACAAAATTATACAGGAAACGGAAAGATAATTGCAATTATTGATGCGGGTTTTCCTGGGGTAAATACGGCCCAACCTTTCAAACGATTGCGTGATAACAACAAGATAATTGGTGGCTACAATTTTGTAGGTCGAAGCACAAATTTTTATGCAGGTGATCATCATGGTACCTATGTATTGTCAAGCATGGGAGGTTACAAAGAGAATGCCTTGGTAGGCACGGCGCCAGATGCTTCCTATTGTTTGTTCATTACAGAAGATAACTCGCAAGAAAGTCCAGTGGAACAATCCTATTGGGTAGAGGCCGCTGAAATGGCAGATAGTTTAGGTGTTGATATTATAAATTCTTCTTTGGGGTATTTGAATGGTCATACCAATCCAAATTACGACCTCACTTATGCAGATATGACGGGTGACGCTACCTTCATTTCCAAAGGAGCCAATGTGGCATCTTCTAGAGGAATGGTAGTGGTAGTTTCTGCAGGGAATGAAGGAAATGAATCAGAGCCGCATATTGGTGCTCCTGCAGATGCTTTTGGAGTACTTTCTGTAGGTGCAGTTACAGCCTCTCGTGCACGAGCGACCTTTAGTTCGATTGGTCCATCTTTTGACGGACGAATAAAACCTGATGTCATGGCCCAAGGGCAAGCTGATGTGTTAGCAGATGAATTTGGAAACATAATTTCGGCAAGCGGAACCTCATTTTCGGGTCCTATCATGGCCGGTATGGTAGCGTGTATTTGGCAAGCGTTTCCCAATAAAACCAGTCAACAAATCAAAGACTTAATACTACAATCCTCTGATAAATTCGCAAGCCCAAATTCTGAATACGGTTACGGAATTCCAAATTTCAACCTGGCATTAGGTATCCAACTTCCTGATCCATTTGCAGATGCGGAGACTGAAAAAGAAGTTGCAGTATATCCTAATCCTACGGCCAGCTCGGTTCGTATTTCTTTTCCAGAATCGATGAAAGCGGGTTCAATAATTTTTTATTCATCTGTTGGAGCCAAGGTTTTAGAAAAAGATAATTTAGTTTCTGATCAATCCGTTTCACTAGAATCTCTAGCAGCAGGAACCTATTTGTATAAAATTGAATTTGACACCTATTCGAAAACGGGTAAGATTGTCAAATTATAA
- the mnmA gene encoding tRNA 2-thiouridine(34) synthase MnmA — MKRVVVGLSGGVDSSVAAYLLQQQGYEVIGLFMKNWHDDSVTISNDCPWLEDSNDALLVAEKLGIPFQTVDLSEEYKEKIVDYMFNEYEKGRTPNPDVLCNREIKFDVFMKIAMSLGADYVATGHYCRKSEIEVNGETVYQLQAGADNNKDQSYFLCQLSQQQLAKALFPIGELTKPEVREIAAEMELVTAEKKDSQGLCFIGKVRLPEFLQQKLQPKDGVIVQIDAADPIYNQDTTEVGSPEEELISSSNKTLYSPTMGKVVGKHQGAHYFTVGQRKGLNVGGTKEALFVIATDVDTNTIYTGMGAQHPGLFRSALFVEQSEVHWIREDLRLHNGQTREVMARIRYRQPLQKATLHQLENGMYISFDEPQSAITEGQFVAWHEGEELLGSGVIS; from the coding sequence ATGAAACGTGTCGTAGTAGGTCTATCTGGAGGAGTTGATTCAAGTGTTGCAGCCTATCTTTTGCAGCAGCAAGGATATGAAGTAATTGGATTGTTCATGAAAAATTGGCACGACGATTCTGTTACCATTTCCAATGATTGCCCATGGTTGGAAGATAGTAATGATGCTCTGTTAGTAGCTGAAAAATTAGGTATTCCTTTCCAGACCGTAGATTTAAGCGAAGAATACAAAGAAAAAATTGTGGACTATATGTTCAACGAATACGAAAAAGGACGCACTCCAAATCCTGACGTACTTTGTAATCGCGAAATTAAATTTGACGTTTTTATGAAAATTGCAATGAGTCTTGGTGCTGATTATGTAGCAACAGGACATTATTGTCGTAAGTCTGAAATCGAGGTTAATGGCGAAACTGTTTACCAATTGCAAGCGGGAGCAGACAACAATAAAGATCAGTCTTATTTTCTTTGTCAATTATCACAACAGCAATTGGCAAAAGCTTTGTTTCCGATTGGTGAGTTGACCAAACCTGAGGTGCGCGAAATTGCGGCTGAAATGGAGCTAGTAACCGCTGAGAAAAAAGATTCGCAAGGACTTTGTTTTATTGGTAAAGTACGGCTTCCTGAGTTTTTACAACAAAAATTACAACCAAAAGACGGTGTTATAGTTCAAATTGACGCTGCCGATCCTATTTATAACCAAGATACTACAGAGGTTGGTTCTCCAGAAGAGGAGTTAATCAGTTCTTCAAACAAAACTTTATACAGTCCAACTATGGGTAAAGTGGTTGGAAAACACCAAGGTGCACATTATTTTACTGTGGGCCAACGTAAAGGTTTGAATGTTGGTGGAACAAAGGAAGCACTGTTTGTAATTGCTACAGATGTAGATACAAACACAATTTATACCGGAATGGGAGCACAGCATCCAGGTTTGTTCCGTTCTGCTTTGTTTGTAGAACAATCAGAGGTACACTGGATTCGCGAAGATTTACGTTTACACAACGGACAAACACGTGAGGTAATGGCACGCATTCGATACAGACAGCCACTTCAAAAAGCCACCCTACATCAATTAGAAAACGGAATGTACATCTCTTTTGACGAACCACAATCGGCAATTACCGAAGGGCAATTTGTAGCTTGGCATGAAGGGGAAGAGTTGTTAGGATCTGGTGTTATATCCTAA